In Toxoplasma gondii ME49 chromosome X, whole genome shotgun sequence, a single genomic region encodes these proteins:
- a CDS encoding lysine decarboxylase family protein (encoded by transcript TGME49_236570) gives MKAKMSHEALTETARKRRKEDTMANGKEGSNSGNSPSSIPAEAIADKGIVRQAIKSYNNQDWLHSRSAREVRILCEYLEVEDRLRMQKVLGTFLLFGSARSRSPEQWQKLMSEAQERLKDPSTAAQAEEDVQRLKKIEWMCPYWQKIKNLSGMLMQWIQTEEARQAVARLLREIPAPVGGSGHQYSAGDVAAVTDLSEPCPVAICTGGGPGMMEAGNSGAASVAGGRSMGMGISLPFEAGLNPFVDEGLAFEFHYFFTRKFWMVYSALGVIVAPGGVGTLDELMEVLTLKQSGKMKRDIPIVLFGKQFWKDIICFDKLVEYGVVSEKDRDQLFYTDDENEAFEYLKQFLLNDKLVLGDQYVHKSLRHAAPGSRGSTSQSASPAGVIQGRGADYTESI, from the exons ATGAAAGCAAAGATGTCACACGAAGCACTGACTGAGACCGCAcgcaaaaggagaaaagaggacacCATGGCGAATGGGAAAGAAGGTTCCAACAGCGGAAACAGTCCCAGCAGCATACCAGCTGAGGCCATTGCAGATAAGGGGATCGTCAGACAAGCAATCaag TCGTACAACAACCAGGATTGGTTGCATAGTCGCTCTGCCCGTGAAGTACGGATTCTCTGCGAGTACCTCGAGGTCGAAGATCggcttcgcatgcagaaagtCCTCGGCACATTTCTGCTGTTCGGCTCTGCACGATCCAGGAGTCCTGAGCAGTGGCAAAAACTCATGTCGGAGGCGCAGGAACGTTTGAAAGACCCATCTACCGCTGCacaggcggaagaagacgttcAGCGGTTGAAGAAGATTGAGTGGATGTGCCCTTACTGGCAAAAGATCAAAAACCTTTCAGGCATGCTGATGCAGTGGATTCAAActgaggaggcgagacag GCCGTagcgcgtcttctccgtgaAATCCCAGCTCCTGTAGGAGGAAGCGGACACCAATACAGCGCAGGGGATGTTGCAGCGGTGACTGACCTGTCTGAGCCTTGCCCTGTGGCTATCTGCACGGGTGGCGGCCCAGGCATGATGGAAGCCGGAAACAGTGGGGCAGCGTCTGTGGCAGGCGGGCGCAGCATGGGCATGGGcatttctcttcccttcgaGGCCGGCTTGAACCCATTCGTGGATGAAGGCCTGGCCTTTGAATTCCATTACTTCTTCACGCGCAAATTCTGGATGGTCTACTCCGCGCTGGGCGTCATCGTCGCTCCAGGGGGTGTAGGTACACTTGACGAGCTCATGGAGGTCTTGACGCTCAAACAGAGCGGCAAAATGAAGCGAGACATACCCATCGTTCTCTTTGGGAAACAGTTCTGGAAA GACATCATCTGCTTCGATAAGTTGGTGGAGTACGGCGTCGTGAGTGAGAAGGACCGCGACCAGCTGTTTTACACGGACGACGAAAACGAGGCGTTTGAGTATCTGAAACAGTTTTTGCTCAACGACAAGCTCGTCCTCGGAGACCAATACGTCCACAAATCTCTCAGGCATGCGGCCCCAGGTAGCCGTGGATCGACGTCGCAGAGTGCGTCACCCGCAGGCGTCATTCaaggcagaggcgccgaCTACACAGAATCCATTTAG